Proteins from a genomic interval of Ancylomarina subtilis:
- a CDS encoding HAMP domain-containing sensor histidine kinase — protein MAIAQKEKELIKDSFKRVTYLLLTMLGASVLFFIISQYINKRIRYNFNSFISEFETAISKHQMLKEDKFNLNELKRLSSSTNKLLEKHLKSLDELQLSEQKMRALNSTKDKFFSIIAHDLRNPFNALITLSSFLVDAIDSNDKEEAKELASIIETSSKQGFELLVNLLEWSRTQTGAIKYNPNLINLNRELKNPIQIIESIAESKQIRFKHDINKNITAFADPNMIRTIVRNLLSNAVKFTPRVGIISIEANENETEIVIKIRDNGVGMSQEIIDDLFTIDVNTSAQGTEGETGTGLGLILCFEFVKKHKGRIWVESEKGKGSCFSFSIPKETTKP, from the coding sequence ATGGCAATCGCTCAAAAAGAAAAAGAACTCATAAAAGATTCGTTCAAAAGAGTCACCTATCTCCTACTAACCATGCTGGGTGCTTCGGTATTATTTTTTATCATCAGCCAATATATAAACAAAAGAATCAGATACAATTTCAACAGTTTTATTTCCGAATTCGAAACAGCCATTTCCAAACACCAAATGCTCAAAGAAGACAAGTTTAATCTTAATGAATTAAAACGACTGTCAAGCTCAACAAACAAGCTACTTGAAAAACACCTAAAAAGTCTGGATGAATTGCAGCTAAGTGAACAAAAGATGAGAGCCTTAAACAGCACTAAAGACAAATTCTTCTCCATCATTGCCCATGACCTACGTAACCCTTTTAATGCACTAATCACACTGAGTTCTTTTCTTGTCGACGCAATTGATTCAAACGATAAAGAAGAAGCAAAAGAACTTGCAAGTATTATAGAAACATCTTCAAAACAAGGTTTCGAATTATTGGTAAACCTACTCGAATGGTCGCGCACTCAAACAGGGGCTATCAAATACAATCCAAACCTCATCAATCTTAATCGGGAATTAAAAAACCCGATCCAAATTATTGAAAGTATTGCTGAATCAAAACAGATCCGTTTTAAACATGATATCAATAAAAACATAACTGCATTTGCTGATCCAAACATGATTAGAACCATTGTACGCAACTTACTCTCCAATGCTGTAAAATTTACTCCCAGAGTAGGTATCATCTCTATTGAAGCTAACGAAAATGAAACTGAAATAGTCATAAAAATACGTGATAATGGTGTCGGCATGTCACAAGAAATAATCGATGATCTATTTACAATTGATGTCAATACCAGCGCTCAGGGTACAGAAGGTGAAACAGGAACTGGCTTAGGTTTAATTCTATGTTTTGAATTTGTAAAAAAACACAAAGGCAGGATCTGGGTCGAAAGTGAAAAAGGGAAAGGCTCATGCTTTTCATTCTCGATACCAAAAGAAACAACCAAACCTTAA